The Panicum virgatum strain AP13 chromosome 5K, P.virgatum_v5, whole genome shotgun sequence genome has a window encoding:
- the LOC120706066 gene encoding LEAF RUST 10 DISEASE-RESISTANCE LOCUS RECEPTOR-LIKE PROTEIN KINASE-like 1.2, translating to MQPSLLPPVAVLLLALFVSPTTTVAAMNTSNLACAPALCGNLSISYPFWLAGTHPPECGYKGFQVTCDKQGSVSLANSYWRYQLRDIFYENSSFIVTNVDLSGGSCSVDLFFNSSDLSLSPFSISSKNQELFFLYDCHRQERQLPRSWAPVSCGNNSPNSFALLGKGYTVTL from the coding sequence ATGCaaccatctcttcttcctcctgtaGCCGTGCTACTGCTCGCTCTATTTGTCAGTCCCACCACCACTGTCGCCGCCATGAACACATCGAACCTAGCCTGCGCGCCGGCGCTCTGCGGGAACCTCTCCATCTCCTACCCGTtctggctcgccggcacgcacCCGCCGGAGTGCGGCTACAAGGGCTTCCAGGTTACATGCGACAAGCAGGGCAGCGTTTCCCTGGCGAACTCCTACTGGAGGTACCAGCTCCGGGACATCTTCTACGAGAACAGCTCCTTCATAGTCACCAACGTCGACCTGTCGGGCGGCAGTTGCAGTGTGGACCTCTTCTTCAACTCCTCCGACCTCAGCCTCTCGCCTTTCAGCATCAGCTCCAAGAACCAGGAGTTGTTCTTCCTCTATGACTGCCACCGGCAGGAACGGCAGCTGCCTCGTTCTTGGGCGCCCGTGAGCTGCGGGAACAACTCGCCCAATTCCTTTGCCTTGCTTGGGAAGGGGTACACTGTAACACTCTga